Proteins from a genomic interval of Medicago truncatula cultivar Jemalong A17 chromosome 3, MtrunA17r5.0-ANR, whole genome shotgun sequence:
- the LOC11431236 gene encoding bidirectional sugar transporter SWEET14 isoform X1: protein MALFYSEYWAFVFGVIGNVISCMTFLAPLPTFYRIYKKKSTEGFQSVPYVTALLSAMLWIYYAHVKNKATLLLLTINIYGFGIEAIYIIIFLLYASNKARLSTIKLLFLTVCGYGTMVILTTYLTKGSKRLSIIGWICMVFNICVFASPLFILKQVIKTKSVAFMPLNLSFFLTLNAIVWFFYGLLIDDFYIAIPNTLGFVFGIVQMVIYLIYKDAIPLESTKLQKPNDHVLNICEDVPNGALQPDPNQVVKSGAPAVAVIGDEDPNNGK from the exons GCAATGTCATCTCTTGTATGACCTTCCTCGCTCCATT ACCAACATTTTACCGAATCTACAAGAAGAAATCTACTGAAGGGTTTCAATCAGTTCCTTATGTTACTGCATTGTTGAGTGCAATGCTTTGGATCTATTATGCACATGTCAAAAACAAAGCTACACTCCTTCTCCTCACAATTAACATATATGGATTTGGAATAGAGGCAATTTACATTATAATCTTCCTACTTTATGCCTCAAATAAAGCAAGG CTTTCGACCATCAAGCTTCTTTTCTTAACTGTGTGTGGATATGGTACGATGGTTATTTTAACCACATACCTAACAAAGGGATCCAAACGTCTTTCTATTATTGGATGGATATGTATGGTTTTTAACATATGTGTATTTGCTTCTCCTCTCTTtattttg AAACAGGTAATAAAGACGAAAAGTGTAGCATTCATGCCGCTAAATTTGTCTTTCTTTTTGACCTTAAATGCTATTGTGTGGTTCTTCTATGGTCTTCTTATCGACGACTTTTATATCGCT ATACCAAATACGCTAGGGTTTGTTTTCGGTATAGTTCAGATggtgatttatttaatttataaagatGCCATTCCACTAGAGTCAACGAAGTTACAGAAACCAAATGACCATGTTCTTAACATTTGTGAAGATGTGCCCAATGGTGCTCTCCAACCCGACCCGAATCAAGTAGTCAAAAGTGGTGCTCCGGCTGTCGCAGTGATCGGTGATGAGGATCCAAATAACGGAAAATga
- the LOC11431236 gene encoding bidirectional sugar transporter SWEET14 isoform X2, which produces MALFYSEYWAFVFGVIGNVISCMTFLAPLPTFYRIYKKKSTEGFQSVPYVTALLSAMLWIYYAHVKNKATLLLLTINIYGFGIEAIYIIIFLLYASNKARLSTIKLLFLTVCGYGTMVILTTYLTKGSKRLSIIGWICMVFNICVFASPLFILVIKTKSVAFMPLNLSFFLTLNAIVWFFYGLLIDDFYIAIPNTLGFVFGIVQMVIYLIYKDAIPLESTKLQKPNDHVLNICEDVPNGALQPDPNQVVKSGAPAVAVIGDEDPNNGK; this is translated from the exons GCAATGTCATCTCTTGTATGACCTTCCTCGCTCCATT ACCAACATTTTACCGAATCTACAAGAAGAAATCTACTGAAGGGTTTCAATCAGTTCCTTATGTTACTGCATTGTTGAGTGCAATGCTTTGGATCTATTATGCACATGTCAAAAACAAAGCTACACTCCTTCTCCTCACAATTAACATATATGGATTTGGAATAGAGGCAATTTACATTATAATCTTCCTACTTTATGCCTCAAATAAAGCAAGG CTTTCGACCATCAAGCTTCTTTTCTTAACTGTGTGTGGATATGGTACGATGGTTATTTTAACCACATACCTAACAAAGGGATCCAAACGTCTTTCTATTATTGGATGGATATGTATGGTTTTTAACATATGTGTATTTGCTTCTCCTCTCTTtattttg GTAATAAAGACGAAAAGTGTAGCATTCATGCCGCTAAATTTGTCTTTCTTTTTGACCTTAAATGCTATTGTGTGGTTCTTCTATGGTCTTCTTATCGACGACTTTTATATCGCT ATACCAAATACGCTAGGGTTTGTTTTCGGTATAGTTCAGATggtgatttatttaatttataaagatGCCATTCCACTAGAGTCAACGAAGTTACAGAAACCAAATGACCATGTTCTTAACATTTGTGAAGATGTGCCCAATGGTGCTCTCCAACCCGACCCGAATCAAGTAGTCAAAAGTGGTGCTCCGGCTGTCGCAGTGATCGGTGATGAGGATCCAAATAACGGAAAATga